From a region of the Rouxiella sp. S1S-2 genome:
- the cspE gene encoding transcription antiterminator/RNA stability regulator CspE has protein sequence MSNLMKGQVKWFNESKGFGFITPADGSKDVFVHFSAIQDQGFKTLAEGQNVQFSIENGAKGPSAANVTAI, from the coding sequence ATGTCAAATTTGATGAAAGGTCAAGTTAAGTGGTTCAACGAGTCTAAAGGCTTTGGCTTCATCACTCCTGCAGACGGCAGCAAAGATGTATTCGTACATTTCTCTGCAATCCAGGATCAAGGTTTCAAGACCCTGGCTGAAGGCCAGAACGTACAGTTCTCTATCGAGAACGGTGCTAAAGGTCCGTCAGCGGCTAACGTTACCGCTATCTAA
- a CDS encoding NAD(P)-dependent alcohol dehydrogenase: MTLNVRGFAAQSPETELAPHNFIRRDPRDTDVVIDIKYCGVCHSDIHQARNEWHQSVYPLVPGHEIIGHVTHVGSKVTQFKVGDSVGVGCMVDSCQHCENCEADLEQYCLEGATMTYNTPDRHDNMMTYGGYSEQIVVSEKFVLRVPEALDFKAAAPLLCAGITTYSPLKHWGVKAGHKVAIVGLGGLGHMGLKFAHAMGADVTLFTRSAGKEQEARRLGANHVVLSTDEKQMAEVKGHFDFILDTVPHQHDLNPYLDTLKRDGVHILVGLIEPVEPAVHAGKLIMGRKSLVGSLIGGIAETQEMLDFCAEHDIGCDVEMIKMDEINEAYTRMLNSDVKYRFVIDMDSLKNA, from the coding sequence ATGACTCTTAACGTCCGAGGTTTTGCCGCACAGTCCCCAGAGACCGAGCTGGCACCCCACAACTTTATCCGCCGCGACCCACGCGATACCGATGTTGTTATCGACATCAAATACTGCGGCGTTTGTCACTCCGACATCCATCAGGCGCGTAACGAATGGCACCAGAGCGTTTATCCGCTGGTTCCAGGTCATGAAATCATTGGTCACGTGACGCACGTTGGCTCAAAAGTGACTCAGTTTAAAGTCGGCGATTCCGTCGGCGTTGGCTGCATGGTTGACTCTTGTCAGCACTGTGAAAATTGCGAAGCAGACCTCGAGCAGTACTGTCTCGAAGGCGCGACCATGACCTACAACACGCCTGACCGTCATGACAACATGATGACCTACGGCGGCTATTCTGAGCAGATCGTTGTTTCCGAGAAATTTGTTCTGCGCGTGCCAGAAGCTCTCGACTTTAAGGCGGCTGCACCTCTGCTGTGTGCGGGTATCACCACTTACTCTCCATTGAAACATTGGGGCGTGAAAGCGGGCCATAAAGTCGCGATCGTCGGTCTGGGCGGTTTGGGCCACATGGGTCTGAAGTTTGCTCACGCGATGGGCGCAGACGTGACACTGTTCACCCGTTCTGCCGGCAAAGAGCAAGAAGCTCGCCGCCTGGGTGCCAACCACGTTGTGCTGTCTACCGATGAAAAACAGATGGCAGAAGTGAAAGGCCACTTTGACTTTATTCTCGACACCGTGCCTCATCAGCACGACCTTAACCCGTACCTCGACACGCTAAAACGTGACGGCGTACATATTCTGGTGGGTCTGATTGAGCCGGTAGAGCCTGCGGTTCACGCCGGTAAACTGATCATGGGCCGTAAAAGCCTGGTTGGTTCACTGATCGGCGGTATTGCTGAAACTCAAGAAATGCTGGACTTCTGTGCCGAGCACGACATCGGCTGTGACGTTGAGATGATCAAAATGGATGAGATCAACGAAGCCTACACCCGCATGTTGAACAGCGACGTGAAATATCGCTTCGTTATCGACATGGACTCACTGAAAAACGCGTGA
- a CDS encoding AI-2E family transporter, with the protein MQIMRPHHIRWLSLFIILGGLFVILPLHLLGCFISGFIVYELVNALTPHFQKIIRGERARWLVVALISTVVVSALILAVMGIVTFLLHDVRNPAAFNDKVSHLLSDAQSRLSPVMLHYLPANLEELQREFIQWMREHVVMLQTAGKNAAHTFVTMLVGMILGAIISLQRGVGEEQHAPLKNDLMQRMRLLSQSFRNVVFAQFQISLINTVLSGVFLFGILPMFGIHLPLSKTLVVFTFVCGLLPVVGNLISNAVICIVGLSISLWVGAIVLGYLIIIHKVEYFLNARIVGTRINAKSWEVLLAMLIFESAFGLPGVVAAPIYYAYLKSELKTARLI; encoded by the coding sequence ATGCAAATAATGAGACCACATCATATCCGTTGGCTGAGTTTATTTATCATCCTGGGCGGGCTATTCGTGATCCTTCCGCTGCATCTATTGGGATGTTTTATTTCGGGCTTTATCGTTTATGAATTGGTTAATGCGCTGACCCCACATTTTCAAAAAATCATTCGCGGTGAACGTGCGCGTTGGCTGGTGGTGGCGCTGATTAGCACCGTCGTGGTGAGCGCGCTTATTCTGGCGGTGATGGGCATAGTGACCTTCCTGCTGCACGATGTTCGCAATCCGGCGGCCTTTAATGACAAGGTGAGTCACCTGCTTAGCGATGCGCAAAGTCGGCTTTCACCGGTGATGCTGCACTATTTGCCGGCTAACCTTGAGGAGCTGCAGCGCGAGTTTATTCAATGGATGCGCGAGCACGTTGTAATGCTGCAAACAGCGGGAAAAAATGCGGCGCACACCTTCGTGACCATGCTGGTGGGGATGATTCTGGGGGCGATTATCTCGCTGCAAAGGGGCGTTGGAGAAGAACAGCATGCGCCGTTGAAAAATGACCTGATGCAGCGGATGCGTTTGCTGAGTCAGTCGTTTCGCAATGTTGTTTTTGCACAATTTCAGATTTCACTGATCAATACCGTTTTGTCGGGCGTGTTCCTGTTCGGCATTTTGCCGATGTTCGGCATTCATTTACCGCTGTCGAAAACGCTGGTGGTGTTTACCTTCGTCTGCGGACTGCTGCCGGTGGTGGGGAATTTAATCTCCAATGCGGTTATCTGTATTGTGGGTTTGTCGATTTCGCTTTGGGTAGGAGCCATAGTACTGGGCTATTTGATTATTATTCATAAGGTTGAGTACTTCCTGAACGCCAGGATCGTCGGTACGCGCATCAATGCAAAATCCTGGGAAGTGCTGCTGGCGATGCTGATATTTGAATCAGCCTTCGGCTTGCCGGGTGTCGTTGCGGCACCTATCTACTATGCTTATCTCAAGAGTGAGCTGAAAACTGCACGACTGATTTAA
- a CDS encoding epoxyqueuosine reductase QueH: MTDLIRDTLSLPHGHNKLLLHSCCAPCSGEVMEAIQASGIEYAIFFYNPNIHPQKEYLLRKEENIRFAEQHNIPFIDADYDTDNWFERARGMEKEPERGIRCTMCFDMRFERTALYAFEHGYTAISSSLGISRWKDMKQINGCGHRSAAPYPGMVYWDYNWRKKGGAARMVEISKREHFYQQEYCGCVYSLRDTNLHRKSQGRELIKLGVKFYGDDEDE, translated from the coding sequence ATGACCGATTTAATTCGTGACACTCTTTCTCTGCCGCACGGGCATAACAAACTGCTGCTGCACTCCTGCTGTGCGCCCTGCTCCGGCGAGGTGATGGAGGCTATTCAGGCTTCAGGGATCGAGTACGCGATATTTTTCTATAATCCCAATATTCACCCGCAAAAGGAGTACCTGTTGCGCAAAGAGGAGAACATTCGCTTTGCCGAACAGCATAACATTCCTTTTATCGATGCAGATTACGATACTGATAACTGGTTTGAACGCGCACGCGGCATGGAAAAAGAGCCAGAGCGTGGCATTCGCTGCACCATGTGTTTTGACATGCGCTTCGAGCGAACCGCACTTTACGCGTTTGAGCACGGCTACACCGCTATCTCCAGTTCGCTTGGCATCTCGCGCTGGAAAGACATGAAACAGATCAACGGCTGCGGTCACCGTTCGGCCGCGCCTTATCCGGGAATGGTTTACTGGGACTATAACTGGCGTAAAAAAGGCGGTGCGGCACGCATGGTTGAAATCAGCAAACGCGAACACTTTTATCAACAGGAGTACTGCGGCTGCGTGTACTCACTACGCGACACTAACCTGCATCGTAAATCTCAGGGCCGCGAGCTGATTAAGCTGGGCGTGAAGTTTTATGGGGACGATGAAGACGAATAA
- a CDS encoding DUF969 domain-containing protein — translation MWVLIGIPIVVLGFALRFNPLLVVTIAGISTGLAGGMQTVEIVSAFGKAFTDNRYMGLVWLTLPVIAILERSGLREQAKHLISKIHAATTGRVLMLYFLIRQLTAALGLTSLGGHAQMVRPLIAPMAEAAATTKYGDLPNDVRQKIRANSAAVDNIAVFFGEDIFIAVQSILLIKGFLDQNGVFVEPLHLSVWAIPTAIAALIIHFIRLWLLDRSLAKRFDGQHGSLGK, via the coding sequence ATGTGGGTTCTTATTGGTATTCCCATCGTCGTCCTTGGCTTCGCGCTGCGGTTTAATCCGCTGCTGGTCGTCACTATTGCCGGTATCTCGACCGGTCTGGCCGGCGGTATGCAAACGGTCGAAATCGTTAGCGCATTCGGCAAAGCGTTTACCGACAACCGCTATATGGGGTTGGTGTGGCTCACCCTGCCGGTAATTGCCATTCTCGAGCGCAGCGGGCTGAGAGAGCAGGCTAAGCATCTGATCTCTAAAATACATGCGGCGACCACGGGTCGCGTGCTGATGCTCTATTTTCTAATCCGTCAGTTAACCGCCGCACTGGGTTTGACCTCATTGGGTGGCCACGCACAGATGGTTCGCCCGCTGATCGCACCGATGGCAGAGGCCGCTGCGACCACCAAATATGGCGACTTGCCTAACGACGTACGCCAGAAAATTCGCGCCAATTCGGCTGCGGTGGATAACATCGCGGTATTCTTTGGTGAAGATATTTTTATTGCCGTGCAGTCGATCCTGCTGATCAAAGGCTTTCTGGACCAAAATGGCGTGTTTGTGGAACCGCTGCATCTTTCCGTGTGGGCGATCCCAACGGCCATCGCCGCCCTGATTATCCACTTTATTCGCCTTTGGCTGCTTGACCGCTCGCTTGCCAAACGCTTTGACGGCCAGCACGGGAGCCTCGGCAAATGA
- a CDS encoding DUF979 domain-containing protein, giving the protein MITLNTVYIIAGLLFAAFAIFNLRDNTNPKRFINALFWGIYAITFLVGTELPHFVTGCMAILLAVIAGTGQLGKGKNDANLPGVELKREANAKRFGNKLFIPALLIPLVTLVGTLTLKYTPLVETKNVTLISLVIGTLVAFLVALLMLRDSPIKSIKAAGQTMDTVGWAAILPQMLAALGGLFALAGVGGVVANLVKDVIPMGSPLAIVIAYTFGMALFTMIMGNGFAAFPVMTAGIGLPLIVHQLGGNPAIMGAIGMLSGFCGTLMTPMAANFNIVPAALLELQDKYAVIKTQAMTGLLLLLVNTAFLYFFVFRF; this is encoded by the coding sequence ATGATCACTTTAAATACCGTATATATTATTGCCGGACTGCTGTTTGCCGCCTTTGCTATTTTTAACCTGCGCGATAACACCAATCCAAAACGTTTCATCAATGCGCTGTTCTGGGGAATTTATGCCATAACCTTCCTGGTCGGCACGGAGTTACCGCATTTTGTTACCGGCTGCATGGCCATTTTACTGGCCGTTATTGCAGGAACCGGTCAGCTAGGTAAAGGTAAAAATGACGCCAACCTGCCCGGCGTTGAGCTTAAGCGCGAAGCCAACGCCAAACGCTTTGGAAACAAACTGTTTATCCCTGCCCTGCTGATTCCGTTGGTCACTCTGGTAGGCACCCTGACACTAAAATATACACCGCTGGTCGAAACCAAGAACGTGACCCTGATTTCGCTGGTTATCGGCACGCTGGTCGCGTTTTTAGTCGCATTATTGATGCTGCGCGACTCGCCAATCAAATCGATTAAAGCCGCGGGACAGACGATGGATACCGTTGGCTGGGCGGCCATTTTGCCTCAGATGCTGGCGGCGCTGGGCGGCCTGTTTGCACTGGCGGGCGTGGGCGGCGTGGTCGCCAATCTGGTCAAAGATGTGATCCCGATGGGCTCACCGCTGGCAATTGTGATCGCCTACACCTTTGGCATGGCATTATTTACTATGATCATGGGTAACGGCTTTGCTGCATTCCCGGTGATGACCGCCGGTATCGGCTTACCGCTGATCGTTCATCAGTTGGGCGGCAATCCGGCCATTATGGGCGCAATCGGCATGCTTTCAGGCTTCTGCGGCACGCTGATGACCCCAATGGCCGCCAACTTCAACATCGTGCCTGCGGCGCTGCTGGAGTTACAGGACAAGTATGCGGTGATCAAAACCCAGGCGATGACCGGGCTGTTACTGCTGCTGGTCAACACGGCGTTTTTGTATTTCTTCGTGTTCCGCTTCTAA
- a CDS encoding DUF2891 domain-containing protein has product MASRFASLALNHLTREYPNKLTHALSGPEDAQGPRALHPIFYGSYDWHSCVHGYWLLLRLLERYPELPERDKIIAVVDAHFTAENVAGEMHYLQQKQHNGFERPYGWAWFLALAQQLDAMTLPQAKGWAKTLAPMTEFFVKSFCDFLPKATYPLRVGSHFNTAFALALTLDYARSASRKKLASLIEETALRWHLEDVNCQAWEPGGDEFLSPSLMEAELMRRVLAPQAFITWFGRFLPHLAQGQPETLFVPATVTDRTDGKIGHLDGLNLSRAWCQRSLAAALPAGDARITLLTRSADKHLNSALGHLDSDYAGEHWLATFALLALEA; this is encoded by the coding sequence ATGGCGTCACGCTTTGCCTCACTGGCGTTAAATCATTTAACCCGTGAATACCCGAATAAGCTGACGCACGCGCTTTCAGGCCCCGAAGACGCACAGGGACCGCGCGCGCTGCACCCTATTTTCTACGGCAGCTATGACTGGCACTCTTGCGTTCACGGCTACTGGCTGCTGCTGCGCCTGCTCGAGCGTTATCCCGAACTGCCAGAGCGTGACAAAATTATTGCCGTGGTAGACGCACATTTTACCGCTGAGAACGTGGCGGGCGAGATGCACTACCTGCAACAAAAACAGCATAACGGCTTCGAACGTCCTTACGGCTGGGCATGGTTTTTGGCGCTGGCTCAACAGCTTGATGCCATGACCTTACCGCAGGCGAAAGGCTGGGCAAAAACGCTGGCACCAATGACTGAATTTTTCGTCAAAAGCTTCTGCGATTTTTTGCCCAAGGCCACTTATCCTCTGCGCGTCGGCAGCCATTTTAATACGGCTTTCGCACTGGCATTGACGCTCGACTACGCCCGCAGTGCGTCGCGTAAAAAGCTGGCTTCATTGATTGAAGAGACGGCGCTGCGCTGGCATCTGGAAGACGTGAACTGTCAAGCGTGGGAACCGGGAGGTGATGAGTTTCTTTCGCCATCGCTAATGGAGGCCGAACTGATGCGCCGCGTATTGGCACCTCAGGCGTTTATTACCTGGTTTGGTCGATTTCTGCCGCATCTGGCGCAGGGGCAGCCTGAAACGCTGTTTGTTCCCGCTACGGTCACCGACCGCACCGACGGAAAAATTGGTCACCTGGATGGATTAAACCTCAGCCGTGCCTGGTGTCAGCGTTCGCTTGCTGCCGCACTGCCTGCTGGGGATGCTCGCATTACCCTGCTGACTCGCTCAGCCGATAAACACTTGAACAGCGCGCTGGGTCATCTCGACAGCGATTATGCGGGTGAACACTGGCTGGCAACGTTTGCCCTGCTGGCATTGGAGGCCTGA
- the lpxA gene encoding acyl-ACP--UDP-N-acetylglucosamine O-acyltransferase yields MIHSSAVIAGNSIIEKGAIIGANVRIGPFCHIQSNVEIGEGTIVLSHGVINGHTRIGRDNFIDRFCSLGEINQDLKYRNEPTRLEIGHRNQIGQKATFHRGTVQGSGVTTIGDDNIFLNQVHIGHDCVVGNAVEIGLGGVLAGHVEVDNQVCLGKLAAVHQFCILGRACEVLAGSCVVQDVPPFVLAEGNRCRPIEVNEAALLRWVEDPHLRLIIRQLYQRMYHCAEPIEDVREEIAHQQQEYSMLVCFEHFFARSKRGIIR; encoded by the coding sequence GTGATCCACTCTTCTGCCGTTATCGCGGGTAACAGTATTATTGAAAAGGGCGCGATTATCGGTGCAAACGTTCGCATCGGTCCCTTTTGTCATATTCAAAGCAATGTAGAAATAGGTGAGGGAACGATTGTTCTTTCCCATGGCGTGATTAACGGACATACCCGCATCGGCAGGGATAATTTTATCGATAGATTCTGCTCACTCGGTGAGATTAATCAGGATTTGAAGTATCGGAATGAGCCGACTCGGCTGGAAATTGGCCATCGTAACCAGATTGGTCAGAAAGCGACGTTTCATCGCGGTACTGTGCAGGGTTCGGGCGTAACGACCATCGGCGATGATAATATTTTTCTTAATCAGGTGCATATTGGACACGATTGCGTGGTGGGTAACGCAGTTGAAATTGGCCTCGGCGGCGTGCTGGCCGGACACGTTGAGGTAGATAACCAAGTGTGTCTCGGCAAGCTTGCCGCGGTGCATCAGTTTTGTATTCTTGGACGAGCCTGTGAAGTGTTGGCTGGCTCATGCGTGGTACAGGATGTTCCGCCGTTTGTCCTCGCCGAAGGTAATAGATGCAGGCCGATTGAGGTCAATGAAGCGGCGCTGCTGCGCTGGGTCGAGGACCCGCATTTAAGGCTAATTATTCGCCAGCTTTATCAGCGCATGTATCACTGTGCGGAGCCTATCGAGGACGTGAGGGAGGAAATTGCACACCAGCAGCAAGAATATTCGATGCTGGTGTGCTTTGAACACTTCTTTGCTCGCTCAAAGCGCGGCATTATTCGCTAA
- a CDS encoding phosphoethanolamine transferase, whose translation MRNFIPKISYFWLTLLLSLYFTFVVNFPVLQHFYQILHALSAYKIGFALSIPVVLFAALNFVFTPFTFKPLLKPFFIILLLISAIAAYAQLVFHVIFDRGMIENIAETQQSEASSYLNASVVIWFVLTGLLPALLLLKVPVVYNQTVLKRLGVRVLSMLVSLALIGGVATLYYKDYASVGRNNRTLNLEILPTNYLYSGFQYINHKYLSTPLPYEKVGTDAKLVQKAGEKPTLMFLVIGETGRAQNQSFNGYDKPTNSFTQKTPDTVFFNHVSSCGTATAVSVPCMFSDMKRVDFNNERAHRSDSFLDILQRAGVSVYWKDNDEGCKGVCDRVPNVTLDTKKDGKFCDGETCYDAALLENLDDKIVDDGKNKLIGLHLIGSHGPTYYQRYPDSFRFFMPDCERSDIENCSHEQLVNTYDNTVRYTDYVLTQVIAKAKQYQDKYNVVMIYLSDHGESLGEDGLYLHGTPYSVAPPQQTHVPMMFWLSPQYASAQGISLSCLQAEAAKNDYSQDNLFHTVLDAMDVKTAAIDPTLDIFKSCRTAQ comes from the coding sequence TTGCGAAATTTCATTCCTAAAATCAGCTATTTTTGGCTGACGTTGTTGCTAAGCCTTTATTTCACTTTTGTAGTCAACTTCCCGGTTCTGCAGCATTTTTATCAAATCTTGCATGCTCTTTCGGCTTACAAAATTGGCTTTGCCTTATCTATTCCGGTGGTGCTGTTTGCCGCACTGAACTTTGTATTTACGCCTTTTACCTTTAAACCCCTTTTAAAGCCGTTCTTTATTATCCTGCTACTGATAAGTGCCATCGCCGCCTATGCGCAGCTGGTGTTCCATGTGATATTTGACCGTGGGATGATTGAAAACATTGCTGAAACCCAGCAAAGTGAAGCTTCCTCTTATTTAAACGCGTCTGTCGTTATCTGGTTTGTGCTCACCGGCCTGTTGCCCGCGCTGCTGCTGCTCAAAGTGCCGGTCGTTTATAATCAGACGGTACTTAAACGGCTCGGCGTGCGCGTACTTTCAATGCTTGTCTCACTCGCGCTTATCGGGGGCGTAGCGACCCTTTATTACAAAGACTATGCCTCGGTGGGCCGCAATAACCGTACACTAAATCTCGAAATATTGCCGACCAACTACCTCTACAGCGGTTTTCAGTACATTAATCACAAGTATCTGAGCACGCCGTTGCCGTATGAAAAAGTGGGCACCGATGCCAAACTGGTACAAAAAGCCGGAGAAAAACCGACGCTGATGTTCCTGGTTATTGGCGAAACAGGCCGCGCCCAGAATCAGTCCTTCAACGGGTACGACAAGCCAACCAATAGCTTCACGCAAAAAACGCCGGACACGGTGTTCTTCAATCATGTCAGTTCATGCGGTACGGCCACGGCCGTCTCCGTCCCCTGCATGTTTTCCGACATGAAGCGCGTCGATTTCAACAACGAACGAGCGCATCGCAGTGACAGTTTCCTCGATATTTTACAGCGTGCTGGTGTCTCCGTTTATTGGAAAGACAACGACGAAGGGTGTAAAGGCGTGTGCGATCGTGTGCCAAACGTCACCCTCGATACCAAAAAAGACGGCAAATTCTGCGACGGTGAAACCTGCTACGACGCCGCCTTGCTCGAAAACCTGGACGACAAAATTGTCGATGACGGAAAGAACAAACTGATTGGCTTGCACCTGATAGGCAGCCACGGCCCGACCTATTATCAGCGCTATCCCGACAGTTTCCGCTTCTTTATGCCCGACTGTGAGAGAAGTGATATTGAAAACTGCAGTCACGAACAGCTGGTCAATACCTATGACAATACCGTGCGTTACACCGACTACGTGCTGACGCAGGTGATTGCCAAGGCGAAGCAGTACCAGGACAAGTACAATGTCGTGATGATTTATCTGTCGGACCACGGGGAGTCACTGGGCGAAGATGGCCTCTATCTGCACGGCACGCCTTACAGCGTTGCACCGCCGCAGCAAACTCACGTACCGATGATGTTCTGGCTTTCGCCGCAGTACGCGTCAGCACAGGGAATTTCGCTGAGCTGTTTACAGGCCGAAGCGGCAAAGAATGACTATTCGCAGGATAACCTGTTCCATACCGTTCTTGATGCCATGGACGTTAAAACCGCGGCTATTGATCCCACGCTGGATATCTTTAAGAGCTGTAGAACGGCCCAGTAA
- a CDS encoding LysR family transcriptional regulator produces MELPHTTLEQWVVLQTVVTEGSYAQAAAVLFRSQSSVSYALSSLQERIGLPLLKVVGRKAELTEQGRALLSQAQPLIAAFTQLEARAHGLRQGARTQISLVVDAVFAKESLFSALQAFQQTFPDTQLQLTEILRNETDRQLQARTADIYITTQPAENTLNSRWLVDVEFVPVVKSGHPLLLSTVPISNTELARYPLITLVDRDSQRDEKRKPYETVNWSFTTIESAIEAIAHGVGYGWVPLHSVKARLQSGELIMLPLGKRAVRKTALYLSYNSEKHSYDPTLNAFVAEIERRVGSS; encoded by the coding sequence ATGGAACTGCCACATACTACGCTGGAACAGTGGGTTGTATTACAGACGGTGGTCACTGAAGGAAGCTATGCTCAGGCGGCGGCAGTGCTGTTTCGCAGTCAGTCTTCAGTTAGTTATGCGCTTTCTAGCCTACAGGAGCGGATTGGGTTGCCGCTGTTGAAAGTTGTTGGGCGCAAAGCCGAGTTAACCGAGCAGGGCAGAGCGCTGCTGTCTCAGGCGCAGCCGTTGATCGCAGCCTTTACTCAGCTTGAGGCCCGAGCGCATGGATTACGTCAGGGAGCACGCACGCAGATAAGCCTGGTGGTGGATGCAGTGTTTGCCAAAGAAAGCCTTTTTTCAGCCCTGCAGGCTTTTCAACAGACTTTTCCCGACACCCAGCTGCAGTTGACTGAAATTTTACGTAATGAAACCGATCGCCAGCTGCAGGCGCGCACTGCCGATATCTACATCACCACTCAGCCCGCCGAAAATACCCTTAACAGCCGCTGGTTGGTTGACGTGGAGTTTGTACCGGTGGTCAAAAGCGGCCACCCTCTGTTGTTGAGTACAGTGCCGATTAGCAATACCGAGTTGGCGCGTTACCCATTGATAACGCTGGTAGACCGGGACTCGCAGCGTGACGAAAAACGTAAGCCTTATGAGACGGTAAACTGGAGTTTTACCACGATTGAATCGGCTATTGAGGCAATTGCACACGGCGTGGGCTACGGCTGGGTGCCGCTGCACAGCGTAAAGGCGCGTTTGCAGAGCGGTGAACTGATCATGCTGCCGTTGGGGAAACGCGCGGTGCGTAAAACGGCGCTGTATCTGAGCTACAACAGTGAAAAACACAGTTATGACCCGACGCTCAACGCCTTTGTAGCAGAAATTGAGCGGCGGGTCGGTTCATCATGA
- a CDS encoding phenolic acid decarboxylase, translating to MSSFDKTDLSGFLGKHVVYTYDNGWNYEIYVKNATTLDYRIHSGIVANRWVKDQHAYIVRVAQLVYKVSWTEPTGTDVSLIVNLADKVFHGTIFFPRWVMNNPQKTVCFQNEHIAKMEAYREAGPAYPTEVIDEFATITFVRDCGTDNDDVINCAASELPQDFPENLR from the coding sequence ATGAGCAGCTTTGATAAAACAGACTTAAGCGGTTTTTTGGGCAAACACGTGGTTTATACCTACGATAATGGCTGGAACTATGAGATCTACGTTAAAAATGCCACCACGCTCGACTACCGCATTCACAGCGGCATCGTGGCCAACCGCTGGGTCAAAGACCAGCATGCCTACATCGTTAGGGTGGCGCAGCTTGTGTATAAAGTTTCATGGACCGAGCCGACCGGAACCGACGTCAGCCTGATAGTCAACCTAGCCGACAAGGTGTTTCACGGCACAATATTCTTTCCGCGCTGGGTGATGAACAATCCTCAAAAAACCGTCTGCTTCCAAAACGAGCATATTGCAAAAATGGAAGCCTACCGCGAGGCAGGTCCGGCTTATCCAACCGAAGTGATTGACGAATTCGCCACTATCACTTTTGTGCGCGACTGTGGTACGGACAATGACGACGTGATTAACTGCGCGGCCAGTGAATTACCCCAAGATTTTCCTGAAAATCTACGTTAA
- a CDS encoding alpha/beta fold hydrolase, with protein MIRSFKKVLSVSFLAFALTSAAAVAAEAPSYGPQLQGFDYPYPLKHFSFNSQGVPLQMGYMDVQPVGKKNGQTVVLMHGKNFCGATWGDTIKALLGKGYRVVAPDQIGFCSSTKPEHYQYTFQQLATNTHDLLKSLKISKAVIIGHSTGGMLATRYALMYPQQVSKLVLVNPIGLEDWKAKGAPYRTVDQWYDRELKLSAQSIHDYELKTYYVGKWKPEYDRWVDMLAGLNNGPGHKLVAWNSALIYDMIFTQPVFYELKNLRVPTTLMIGTSDTTAIGSDIASPEVKAKLGHYNVLGKQAAKLIPHSKLVEFKGLGHAPQMEEPEKFNQALFKVLR; from the coding sequence ATGATCCGTTCTTTCAAAAAAGTGCTTTCCGTTTCTTTTCTGGCGTTCGCGTTGACCTCGGCCGCCGCTGTGGCCGCAGAGGCTCCCTCTTACGGGCCTCAACTGCAGGGTTTTGATTATCCTTATCCACTTAAACATTTTTCATTTAACTCTCAGGGTGTCCCGCTGCAAATGGGCTATATGGACGTGCAGCCGGTGGGTAAGAAAAATGGCCAAACGGTGGTGCTGATGCACGGCAAAAATTTCTGCGGCGCGACGTGGGGTGACACCATTAAGGCATTGCTGGGTAAGGGATACCGCGTCGTGGCGCCGGACCAGATAGGTTTTTGCTCTTCAACCAAACCGGAGCATTATCAATACACTTTTCAGCAGTTAGCGACGAATACCCACGATTTGCTCAAAAGTTTGAAAATTTCCAAAGCCGTTATTATCGGTCATTCAACCGGAGGCATGCTGGCTACGCGCTATGCGCTTATGTATCCGCAGCAGGTATCAAAACTGGTGCTGGTGAATCCTATTGGTCTTGAAGACTGGAAGGCCAAGGGCGCGCCTTATCGTACGGTGGATCAATGGTATGACCGCGAATTGAAACTGTCGGCCCAAAGCATCCACGACTATGAATTGAAAACGTATTATGTCGGTAAATGGAAGCCAGAATATGACCGCTGGGTCGATATGCTCGCGGGACTGAATAACGGTCCTGGGCACAAGCTGGTAGCGTGGAATTCGGCGCTGATTTACGACATGATCTTTACCCAGCCGGTGTTTTACGAGCTGAAAAATCTGCGTGTACCGACCACGTTGATGATTGGCACCTCCGATACCACCGCGATTGGCAGCGACATTGCTTCACCGGAGGTCAAGGCAAAGCTGGGGCATTACAACGTGTTAGGCAAGCAGGCGGCGAAGCTTATTCCGCATTCTAAACTGGTTGAATTTAAGGGATTGGGGCATGCCCCACAGATGGAAGAACCCGAGAAGTTCAATCAGGCCTTGTTCAAAGTACTGCGTTGA